A stretch of the Synechocystis sp. PCC 7338 genome encodes the following:
- a CDS encoding EAL domain-containing protein has translation MDTANILILVIEDDESIRENIAEMLTDEGCTVLVAENGISGLKIAQDNHPNLILCDIMMPQLDGYGVLTALRQKPDTEMIPFIFLTARAERTDQRTGMKLGADDYVTKPFSRADLLEAISTRLAKANSQEQYIDSKVAREREKLEQIYHYDPDSGLPNRFLLRQKFNETVATRNTLEELVGILSLQILQLRQVEIILNPKERQELILELTRRLRSQLEQEDALFLMDHDRYLIIATIPKTRAEIQHLVELIHGVMAKPIQIGTFRTRLSILTGISCFPEDDVCLEGLVEKADFAASQVSQEIAYEFYSSHHREQNLEKLVLEDELSQALEESWFRVFYQPKIDGNTGEIVGAEALVRCRHPQKGLLPPAQFIPIAEATGLIVLIGLKVLEQVCKDQKRWNNLGLPPLKIAVNLSPLQFRQANLDQTIANLLYTHGLMLRPNFLELEITESCLIANVPRTCQILTSLANLGITLAVDDFGTGYSSLEYLQVLPVNVVKIDQCFVRGLDTNPRNASIVKAVIQLCHELNLRVVAEGVETVTEARFLQNLGCDQLQGYLFSQPVPEPEFYQFCLNWTASEVPDLSQLLPDFIV, from the coding sequence ATGGATACAGCAAATATCCTAATTTTAGTGATTGAAGATGATGAAAGCATCCGAGAAAATATTGCAGAAATGCTCACGGATGAGGGATGTACAGTATTGGTAGCCGAGAACGGTATTTCTGGCTTAAAAATTGCCCAGGATAATCATCCCAATTTAATTTTGTGCGATATTATGATGCCCCAATTAGATGGTTACGGAGTGTTAACCGCATTGCGACAAAAGCCAGACACCGAAATGATCCCCTTTATTTTTCTCACGGCCCGAGCGGAGCGGACTGACCAACGCACCGGCATGAAATTGGGAGCAGATGACTATGTCACCAAACCTTTTAGTCGGGCAGATCTCCTCGAAGCTATTTCAACTCGTTTAGCCAAGGCTAATTCTCAAGAGCAGTACATTGACAGCAAGGTGGCGCGGGAACGGGAAAAGTTAGAGCAAATTTATCATTACGACCCGGACTCTGGCCTGCCAAACCGCTTCTTGTTACGGCAAAAATTCAATGAGACGGTAGCTACCCGCAACACATTGGAGGAATTAGTTGGGATTCTCTCGCTTCAGATTTTACAACTGCGCCAGGTGGAAATAATACTTAACCCGAAGGAGCGGCAAGAACTGATTCTGGAGTTAACCCGTCGCCTCAGGAGTCAGTTGGAACAAGAGGATGCTCTTTTCTTAATGGATCATGACCGTTATCTGATTATTGCGACGATCCCCAAGACTCGGGCAGAAATTCAACACTTGGTTGAATTAATTCATGGGGTAATGGCTAAACCCATTCAGATCGGGACTTTTCGCACCCGTTTATCAATACTCACGGGAATCAGTTGTTTTCCGGAAGATGATGTTTGCTTGGAGGGCCTGGTGGAAAAAGCTGATTTTGCGGCTAGTCAAGTATCCCAGGAAATAGCCTACGAATTTTATTCGTCCCATCACCGGGAACAAAACCTAGAGAAATTAGTTTTGGAAGATGAGTTGAGCCAAGCCCTGGAAGAATCTTGGTTTCGGGTATTTTATCAGCCGAAAATTGATGGTAATACCGGAGAAATTGTCGGGGCCGAAGCCTTAGTCCGCTGTCGACATCCCCAAAAAGGCCTTTTACCGCCAGCACAATTCATTCCCATTGCCGAAGCTACTGGTCTAATTGTTCTCATTGGCTTAAAGGTCTTAGAACAGGTCTGTAAGGATCAAAAACGATGGAACAATCTGGGCTTACCGCCCTTAAAAATTGCGGTGAATCTGTCCCCTCTGCAATTTCGTCAGGCTAATTTAGACCAAACTATTGCCAACTTGCTTTACACCCATGGACTTATGCTACGGCCAAACTTCCTGGAATTAGAAATTACGGAATCCTGCTTAATTGCTAATGTCCCACGGACCTGTCAAATCTTAACTTCCCTGGCAAATCTGGGGATCACCCTGGCGGTCGATGATTTTGGTACCGGTTATTCCTCTTTAGAATACTTGCAAGTGCTTCCGGTAAATGTGGTCAAAATTGATCAGTGCTTTGTCCGGGGTCTGGATACCAATCCTAGGAATGCCAGCATTGTTAAGGCGGTAATTCAATTGTGCCATGAACTGAATTTGCGAGTAGTTGCAGAAGGAGTCGAAACCGTTACTGAGGCTCGGTTTTTACAAAATCTAGGCTGTGATCAACTCCAAGGCTATTTATTTAGTCAACCTGTGCCAGAGCCAGAGTTTTATCAATTTTGTCTAAACTGGACAGCCTCGGAAGTACCGGATCTATCCCAGCTATTACCAGACTTTATAGTTTAG